GGTAAAAGGAGAAGTACTTTCATTTGTCAACAATGAATCATTGAGCTATAGCTGGAAACCCAACACTTGGGATAAAAAATCTAAACCTACGTTAGTGGAAATAGCGTTGAAGCCTGATGCAGCGGGTACAAGAGTGTTTATACATCATAGTTTATTCCCGGGTAATGATGAAGCAGATAAACATAGACACGGTTGGATAAACTTTGTTCTCGATCC
This is a stretch of genomic DNA from Bacteroidia bacterium. It encodes these proteins:
- a CDS encoding SRPBCC domain-containing protein, translated to MSNFSIEMNYVVYAKPEDVFEALTNPAVMKKWIEGSFVFELKNQGNVELFDGWVKGEVLSFVNNESLSYSWKPNTWDKKSKPTLVEIALKPDAAGTRVFIHHSLFPGNDEADKHRHGWINFVLDPLNDYFIRLMK